Proteins encoded within one genomic window of Oryza brachyantha chromosome 7, ObraRS2, whole genome shotgun sequence:
- the LOC102702115 gene encoding phosphoinositide phospholipase C 2-like — protein MGTYKCCLIFKRRFRWNDAPPPEDVRAIFSHHTGGGPHMAADGLRGYLQAAGHGPDAAELERLLDQIRQLQGRAARIPRVGRSLLTLDDFHRFLFSHELNPPMRHGQVHHDMTAPLSHYFIYTGHNSYLTGNQLSSDCSDAPIIKALQRGVRVIELDMWPNSAKDDISILHGRTLTTPVSLLKCLVSIKEHAFVASPYPVIITLEDHLPPDLQDKAAKMVLEVLGGILYYPENDNVKEFPSPQALMGRVLLSTKPPKEYLEAKDGSTIKDGGDVGKGGATDDAAWGKEVPDIQSEIQSATKHEDTDDDDEDADSEEEQKMQQHLAPQYKHLITIKAGKPKGTLVDALKSDPEKVRRLSLSEQQLAKVADHHGTDIVRFTQKNLLRIYPKGTRVTSSNYNPFLGWVHGAQMVAFNMQGYGRALWLMHGFYKANGGCGYVKKPDFLMQSEPEVFDPKKVLSPKKTLKVKVYMGDGWRMDFKQTHFDQYSPPDFYARVGIAGVPADSVMKKTRAIEDNWVPVWEEEFAFPLTVPEIALLRVEVHEYDMSEKDDFGGQTVLPVSELLPGIRAVSLFDRKGNMYKNVKLLMRFEFE, from the exons ATGGGCACGTACAAGTGCTGCCTCATCTTCAAGCGCCGCTTCCGCTGGAatgacgcgccgccgcccgaggaCGTGCGCGCCATCTTCTCCCACCACACCGGCGGTGGTCCCCACATGGCCGCCGACGGCCTCCGCGGCTACCTCCAGGCCGCCGGCCACggccccgacgccgccgagctgGAGCGGTTGCTCGACCAGATCCGCCAGCTACAGGGGCGCGCCGCCCGCATCCCGCGGGTCGGCCGCTCGCTCCTCACCCTGGACGACTTCCACCGCTTCCTCTTCTCCCACGAGCTCAACCCGCCGATGCGGCACGGCCAGGTGCACCACGACATGACCGCCCCGCTCTCCCACTACTTCATCTACACCGGCCACAACTCCTACCTCACCGGCAACCAGCTCAGCAGCGACTGCAGCGACGCCCCCATCATCAAGGCGCTCCAGAGGGGAGTCCGGGTCATCGAGCTCGACATGTGGCCCAACTCCGCCAAGGATGACATCAGCATCCTCCATGGCAGGACGCTCACCACTCCGGTCTCGCTGCTCAAATGCCTCGTCTCCATCAAAGAGCACGCCTTTGTGGCCTCACCCTACCCAGTTATCATCACTCTCGAAGACCATCTCCCGCCCGATCTCCAAGACAAAGCCGCCAAG ATGGTTCTTGAAGTTCTCGGCGGCATCCTCTACTACCCTGAAAATGACAACGTCAAAGAATTCCCTTCCCCTCAAGCCCTCATGGGCCGCGTCCTCCTCTCCACCAAGCCCCCCAAGGAGTACCTTGAAGCCAAGGATGGTAGCACCATCAAAGACGGTGGTGATGTTGGCAAGGGAGGAGCCACTGATGATGCCGCTTGGGGAAAGGAAGTCCCGGATATTCAGTCTGAAATCCAGTCTGCCACTAAA CATGAAgacaccgacgacgacgacgaagatgctgattctgaggaggAGCAGAAAATGCAACAGCATCTAGCTCCACAGTATAAACACCTCATTACGATCAAAGCAGGAAAACCAAAAGGTACTCTGGTTGATGCCTTAAAGAGTGACCCAGAAAAGGTTAGAAGGCTCAGTTTGAGCGAGCAACAACTTGCCAAAGTGGCAGATCATCATGGTACCGACATTGTGAG GTTCACACAGAAAAACCTACTGAGGATATACCCAAAGGGCACTCGGGTCACTTCATCCAACTATAATCCATTTCTTGGTTGGGTGCATGGTGCTCAGATGGTAGCGTTCAATATGCAG GGATATGGAAGAGCACTCTGGTTGATGCATGGGTTTTATAAAGCTAATGGTGGGTGTGGTTATGTGAAGAAGCCAGATTTCTTAATGCAAAGTGAACCAGAGGTTTTTGATCCAAAGAAGGTCCTATCTCCGAAGAAAACATTAAAG GTGAAAGTATACATGGGCGATGGCTGGCGGATGGACTTCAAGCAGACCCACTTCGATCAGTATTCTCCTCCAGACTTTTATGCGCGG GTGGGGATAGCAGGAGTACCAGCAGACTCGGTGATGAAGAAGACGAGGGCAATAGAGGATAACTGGGTGCCGGTGTGGGAGGAGGAATTCGCCTTCCCACTGACCGTGCCGGAGATCGCGTTGCTGCGGGTGGAGGTGCACGAGTACGACATGTCGGAGAAGGACGACTTCGGCGGCCAGACCGTCCTGCCGGTCTCGGAGCTCCTCCCCGGGATCCGAGCGGTCTCGCTCTTCGACCGTAAAGGGAACATGTACAAAAACGTCAAGCTTCTCATGCGCTTCGAGTTTGAGTga
- the LOC102702394 gene encoding peroxidase 21-like, translating to MTRSRHIAMVCCSCALLLQVTMSVVSGEGQLRLNFYSESCPRAEEVVREQVQRLYEEHGNTAVSWVRALFHDCMVKSCDASLLLETTPTGAISEQASHRSFGMRNFKYITAIKAAVERECPGTVSCADILALAARDGVAMLGGPAPVGMRTGRRDSRESYYGVVERYIPNHNDSVSTVLARFAGMGVDTEGAVALLGAHSVGRVHCFNLVGRLYPEVDGSMEAAYGEYLRGRCPTAEAAEDTGEVVYARNDRATPMLLDNMYYRNLLAGRGLLLVDQQLASDPRTSPYVRRMAADNAYFHQRFAATLLTMSENAPLTGAQGEVRKDCRFVNSS from the coding sequence ATGACGAGGAGTAGGCATATTGCGATGGTGTGCTGCAGCTGCGCGCTGCTGCTCCAAGTGACGATGAGTGTTGTTTCCGGCGAGGGGCAGCTGAGGCTGAACTTCTACTCGGAGAGCTGCCCtcgggcggaggaggtggtgagGGAGCAGGTGCAGAGGCTGTACGAGGAGCACGGCAACACGGCGGTGTCGTGGGTGAGGGCCCTCTTCCACGACTGCATGGTCAAGTCCTGCGACGCCTCCCTGCTGCTGGAGACCACGCCCACCGGCGCCATCTCCGAGCAGGCCTCCCACCGCAGCTTCGGCATGCGCAACTTCAAGTACATCACCGCCATCAAGGCCGCCGTGGAGCGGGAGTGCCCAGGCACCGTCTCCTGCGCCGACATCCTGGCGCTGGCGGCCCGGGACGGCGTGGCCATGCTGGGAgggccggcgccggtgggCATGCGGACGGGGCGGCGGGACAGCAGGGAGAGCTACTACGGCGTGGTGGAGCGGTACATCCCCAACCACAACGACAGCGTGTCGACGGTGCTGGCGCGGTTCGCGGGGATGGGCGTGGACACGGAGGGGGCGGTGGCGCTGCTGGGCGCGCACTCGGTGGGCCGCGTGCACTGCTTCAACCTGGTGGGGAGGCTGTACCCGGAGGTGGACGGTAGCATGGAGGCGGCGTACGGAGAGTACCTGCGGGGGAGGTGCCccacggcggaggcggcggaggacacTGGGGAGGTGGTGTACGCGCGCAACGACCGCGCCACGCCCATGCTGCTGGACAACATGTACTACCGCaacctcctcgccggccgcggcctcctccttgTGGACCAGCAGCTTGCCTCCGACCCCCGCACGTCTCCCTACGTCCGCCGGATGGCCGCCGACAACGCCTACTTCCACCAGCGTTTCGCCGCCACGCTGCTCACCATGTCCGAGAACGCGCCGCTCACCGGCGCCCAGGGAGAGGTCAGGAAGGATTGCAGGTTCGTCAACTCCAGCTAG